A portion of the Microbulbifer agarilyticus genome contains these proteins:
- a CDS encoding L,D-transpeptidase family protein, which produces MSYFIPERRKRKSALPLIFLGSLCVFALYYAFTANQETVPVLPENAVRPHLVNWLENNPDAWPAQDPIFNPIAVRRIYRRTDYRLLWFDNYSLSDTANDLLKQLTASSSGNPSSMVDYRYHLGYFDRTLRDTPQRLQMAAVLDVLLTDAFISYAQDTQLDKLRPKAPKHHPRLRLRDKHITPVNATEGGFQMVSQRSDTDTLLDGLQLANNSYSSQSGRQYFRGYNRGSKTVNRSRYYTQRSSQGRQVYSSGSRYAPSHNARYSTRSYPRPYTSNRSYPRVMPRFRSLSDEGSGLTPSHGEGLYVEENTPFGSDAQALREQLARYRNMAASGRWRPLPAGPAMTLGAKHANVIHLRNMLTVYGDYYGFGDDINSKKFDQRLHNAVVRFQIRHGLKPDGIVGKQTRQRMNISPSARARIIETNIRRREKLPANLGNRFIQVNIPGYRLNYVEQDRVKLSMNVVVGKKVHQTPEINTRVARVVFNPTWTVPRSILVSEILPKARANPHGMENLGYRVVNGSGEYLPLNSQNLKRAAAGGFLMRQKGGEQNILGRIKFEIPNSDDIYLHDTRAKSLFSLTDRDYSHGCVRLEKPRQLAEVLLQEEPGDWSRYRIEQLTTGDDTTEVRMSKNVKVYLTYWTAWVDGQGRMHFRPDIYGKDGLAANQF; this is translated from the coding sequence ATGTCATATTTCATTCCAGAGCGTCGCAAACGCAAATCGGCCCTGCCGCTTATTTTTCTCGGCAGCTTGTGCGTGTTTGCCCTCTATTATGCTTTCACTGCCAATCAAGAAACGGTCCCGGTACTGCCGGAAAATGCCGTGCGCCCGCACTTGGTGAACTGGCTGGAGAACAACCCGGACGCCTGGCCCGCTCAGGACCCAATCTTCAATCCAATTGCCGTGCGCCGCATCTACCGCCGCACGGATTACCGCCTGCTGTGGTTTGATAACTACAGTCTCAGCGATACCGCAAACGACCTGCTCAAACAGCTGACCGCGTCTAGCTCGGGCAACCCCAGCAGCATGGTGGATTACCGTTATCACCTGGGTTACTTCGACCGCACCCTGCGCGACACGCCGCAGCGGCTGCAAATGGCCGCGGTACTCGACGTCTTGCTGACCGACGCGTTTATCTCCTATGCGCAGGACACCCAGCTGGACAAGCTGCGCCCCAAAGCGCCGAAGCACCACCCACGTTTACGCTTGCGCGATAAACACATCACCCCGGTCAATGCCACCGAGGGCGGCTTCCAAATGGTAAGCCAGCGTAGTGACACCGACACACTGCTTGACGGACTGCAGCTCGCCAATAACAGCTACAGCAGTCAATCAGGGCGCCAGTATTTCCGCGGCTACAACCGCGGCAGCAAAACGGTGAATCGCTCGCGCTATTACACCCAGCGCTCCTCCCAGGGGCGCCAGGTTTACAGCAGCGGCTCTCGCTACGCGCCTAGCCACAACGCTCGCTACTCCACCCGTAGCTATCCGCGCCCGTACACCTCAAACCGCTCTTATCCGCGTGTAATGCCACGCTTCCGCAGCCTGTCGGATGAAGGCTCAGGCCTGACTCCATCCCATGGCGAAGGCTTGTATGTCGAGGAAAACACCCCGTTTGGCTCCGATGCACAGGCCTTGCGCGAGCAGCTCGCCCGCTACCGTAATATGGCCGCATCCGGCCGCTGGCGTCCGCTGCCCGCCGGGCCGGCGATGACGCTCGGCGCCAAGCACGCGAATGTGATTCACCTGCGTAACATGCTGACGGTGTACGGGGACTATTACGGCTTCGGTGACGATATCAACAGCAAGAAGTTTGACCAGCGCCTGCACAATGCGGTGGTCCGCTTCCAGATCCGTCACGGCCTGAAACCAGATGGCATTGTTGGCAAGCAGACCCGCCAGCGCATGAACATCTCGCCTTCCGCCCGTGCGCGCATTATCGAAACCAATATTCGTCGCCGCGAGAAACTGCCAGCCAACCTGGGCAACCGCTTTATTCAGGTCAATATCCCGGGATATCGCCTGAACTATGTGGAACAGGATCGCGTCAAGCTGTCGATGAATGTGGTGGTGGGTAAGAAGGTCCATCAGACCCCGGAAATCAACACCCGCGTGGCCCGCGTTGTCTTCAACCCCACCTGGACGGTACCGCGCAGTATTCTGGTGAGTGAGATTCTGCCCAAGGCCCGCGCCAACCCGCACGGCATGGAAAATCTGGGTTACCGCGTGGTGAATGGCAGTGGCGAATACCTGCCACTCAACTCCCAGAACCTCAAACGCGCAGCCGCCGGTGGCTTCCTGATGCGCCAGAAAGGCGGTGAGCAGAATATTCTGGGTCGGATCAAGTTCGAGATCCCGAACTCCGACGACATTTATCTGCACGACACCCGCGCCAAGAGCCTGTTCAGCCTGACCGATCGTGACTATAGCCACGGCTGTGTTCGCCTGGAGAAACCCCGCCAGTTGGCCGAGGTACTGCTGCAGGAAGAACCCGGGGATTGGAGTCGCTATCGCATTGAACAACTGACCACCGGCGACGACACCACCGAGGTACGCATGAGCAAGAACGTGAAGGTGTACCTGACCTACTGGACAGCTTGGGTCGATGGCCAGGGGCGCATGCACTTCCGCCCGGACATCTACGGCAAGGACGGCCTCGCCGCAAACCAGTTCTAA
- a CDS encoding NRDE family protein → MCLLLIAYRQHPQFPLIVLANRDEFYARATETAAPWRDRAITAGRDLEAGGTWLGVAPNGRVAAVTNMREPQIPDPAEPLSRGEIPVNFLTGEQTPCAFAQRIQGPRYRGFNSLLFDANLLDDDSNPALVCAGNRHEPFAITAGVHGISNGAPDSPWPKVIHGCAALAELTADLPSTLDKNNFVTPALNLLADSRRAPCAELPDTGVGEALESALSSIFVHIVDGDVPAGTPLAAGYGTRVSSLVAVDRNGGIQFWEQGYENGQRTGSARHFRLNPPTS, encoded by the coding sequence ATGTGCCTACTTCTAATCGCTTACCGCCAACACCCCCAGTTCCCACTGATTGTGCTGGCCAATCGGGATGAATTCTATGCTCGCGCCACAGAAACCGCTGCCCCTTGGCGTGACCGAGCGATCACGGCAGGTCGTGACCTGGAGGCAGGCGGGACCTGGCTCGGTGTCGCACCGAACGGACGTGTCGCCGCAGTCACCAATATGCGCGAGCCACAGATACCGGACCCGGCAGAACCGCTGTCGCGCGGTGAGATTCCGGTCAATTTTCTGACTGGCGAGCAAACACCCTGCGCCTTCGCCCAGAGAATCCAGGGGCCACGCTATCGGGGCTTCAATAGCCTGCTGTTCGATGCCAACCTGCTCGACGACGACAGCAACCCGGCTCTGGTGTGCGCCGGCAATCGCCACGAGCCCTTTGCGATTACCGCGGGCGTGCACGGCATCTCCAACGGGGCACCGGATTCCCCCTGGCCCAAGGTCATTCACGGGTGCGCAGCGCTGGCCGAGCTCACCGCAGACTTGCCCAGCACTCTGGATAAGAACAACTTTGTGACCCCGGCACTCAATCTGCTGGCCGACAGCCGCCGGGCACCGTGCGCAGAACTACCCGATACCGGAGTGGGCGAAGCCCTCGAGAGCGCGCTATCGTCAATTTTTGTGCACATCGTCGACGGAGATGTACCTGCCGGGACACCTCTCGCCGCCGGCTACGGTACTCGTGTCAGCTCACTGGTCGCGGTTGACCGCAACGGCGGCATCCAGTTTTGGGAACAGGGTTACGAAAATGGTCAGCGCACTGGCTCCGCACGCCATTTTCGCCTGAATCCACCCACCTCCTAA
- the lgt gene encoding prolipoprotein diacylglyceryl transferase → MLTYPEIDPVAVAIGPLQIHWYGLMYLAGFAAAWWLAMRRAQKPWSPVIKSEVEDLILFCAIGVVVGGRLGYMFFYNFSELLAHPLSLFKVWEGGMSFHGGLIGVMLAATIYARKIGTTFPALIDFVAPLVPIGLGLGRLGNFIGQELWGRETDGPWGMVFPRDPELLVRHPSQLYQAFLEGLVLFVVLWIYSSKPRPRLAVGGLFVLLYGVFRFLVEFVRQPDVGIEVMFGWMTRGQLLCLPMIAAGIIILVWSYRTQPLPEGRGQGEDGDSKSKGDSAKSKGGAKLKRSAAK, encoded by the coding sequence ATGCTGACGTACCCCGAGATCGATCCCGTTGCGGTGGCCATTGGGCCGCTGCAGATTCACTGGTATGGCCTGATGTATCTTGCAGGCTTCGCTGCCGCCTGGTGGCTTGCCATGCGTCGGGCGCAGAAGCCCTGGTCGCCGGTGATCAAGTCAGAAGTAGAGGATCTGATCCTATTCTGCGCCATCGGTGTGGTGGTCGGCGGTCGCCTCGGATACATGTTCTTTTACAACTTCAGCGAGTTGCTGGCCCACCCGCTTAGCCTGTTCAAGGTGTGGGAAGGGGGGATGAGCTTCCATGGCGGGCTGATCGGCGTGATGCTGGCTGCCACTATTTATGCGCGCAAGATCGGTACAACCTTCCCGGCGCTGATCGACTTTGTTGCCCCACTGGTCCCGATTGGCCTTGGCCTCGGGCGTTTGGGCAACTTTATCGGCCAGGAACTGTGGGGGCGTGAAACGGACGGCCCTTGGGGAATGGTGTTCCCTCGCGACCCGGAGTTGCTGGTGCGACACCCTTCTCAGCTCTATCAGGCCTTCCTCGAAGGGTTGGTACTGTTCGTAGTGCTGTGGATCTATTCCAGCAAGCCGCGTCCGCGCCTGGCGGTCGGCGGCCTGTTTGTCCTGCTGTATGGCGTTTTCCGCTTCCTGGTGGAGTTTGTGCGCCAGCCGGATGTCGGCATCGAGGTGATGTTCGGATGGATGACGCGCGGCCAGCTGCTATGCCTGCCGATGATCGCGGCCGGTATCATCATCCTGGTGTGGAGCTACCGCACCCAGCCGCTGCCAGAAGGGCGTGGTCAGGGTGAGGATGGCGACAGTAAGTCCAAGGGCGATAGCGCCAAGAGTAAAGGCGGCGCGAAACTGAAAAGAAGCGCTGCCAAGTAA
- a CDS encoding thymidylate synthase, translated as MKQYLELMRHVRDNGTLKSDRTGTGTRSVFGYQMRFDLSEGFPLVTTKKCHLRSIIHELLWFLKGDTSIGYLKDNGVRIWDEWATEEGDLGPVYGYQWRSWPTADGRHIDQIKDLVQQLKTRPDSRRLIVSAWNPSDLPDEGVSPSANAEAGKMALAPCHALFQFYVADGKLSCQLYQRSADIFLGVPFNIASYSLLTLMLAQVCGLQPGDFVHTFGDAHLYSNHSEQVEEQLSRQPLPKPQMVLNPEVKDLFEFRFEDFELKGYEAYPHIPAPVAV; from the coding sequence ATGAAACAATATCTCGAATTGATGCGCCATGTGCGCGACAACGGCACGCTGAAGAGCGACCGCACCGGTACAGGCACCCGCAGTGTATTCGGTTATCAGATGCGCTTTGACCTGTCGGAAGGTTTTCCGCTGGTCACCACCAAAAAGTGCCACTTGCGCTCCATCATTCACGAGCTGCTGTGGTTCCTGAAAGGCGATACCAGCATCGGTTACCTGAAGGACAATGGGGTGCGTATCTGGGATGAATGGGCCACCGAAGAGGGTGATTTGGGGCCGGTGTACGGTTACCAGTGGCGCTCCTGGCCCACCGCGGACGGACGGCATATCGACCAGATCAAAGATCTGGTGCAGCAGCTAAAGACTCGTCCGGATTCCCGTCGTCTCATCGTCAGTGCCTGGAATCCCTCCGATTTGCCCGATGAAGGGGTTTCGCCGAGCGCGAATGCAGAGGCCGGCAAAATGGCGCTGGCCCCCTGTCACGCGCTGTTTCAGTTCTATGTGGCGGACGGCAAGTTGTCCTGTCAGCTGTACCAACGCAGTGCCGATATTTTCCTCGGCGTACCGTTCAATATTGCCTCCTACAGCTTGCTTACGCTGATGCTGGCCCAGGTCTGTGGCCTGCAGCCCGGTGACTTTGTTCACACTTTTGGTGATGCGCACCTGTATTCCAACCATTCGGAGCAGGTAGAAGAGCAGCTTTCCCGTCAGCCCTTGCCGAAGCCGCAAATGGTGCTGAATCCAGAGGTGAAGGACCTTTTTGAGTTCCGTTTTGAGGACTTTGAGCTGAAGGGCTACGAGGCCTATCCCCATATTCCCGCGCCGGTGGCGGTGTGA
- a CDS encoding dihydrofolate reductase yields MAESKTPIAMIVAMARNGAIGRENTLPWSISGDLQFFKRTTLGKPVVMGRKTFESIGRPLPGRQNIVITRNSAWRADGVEVVSSLEAAIALAETAAQQAGASELMVIGGAEIYRQALPLAQRLYVTEVDAEVDGDAFFPNIDNTWKEASRDCYPASERDEYNYCLVQYDRFI; encoded by the coding sequence ATGGCGGAGTCAAAGACCCCTATTGCCATGATCGTGGCGATGGCGCGCAACGGCGCTATCGGCCGCGAGAACACCCTGCCTTGGAGTATCTCTGGGGACCTGCAGTTTTTCAAGCGCACCACCCTGGGCAAGCCTGTAGTGATGGGGCGCAAGACCTTCGAATCCATCGGGCGCCCGCTGCCCGGTCGGCAGAATATTGTTATCACCCGCAACAGCGCGTGGCGCGCTGATGGTGTAGAGGTGGTTTCCTCGCTGGAAGCGGCTATCGCTCTGGCAGAAACCGCTGCACAGCAGGCGGGGGCGAGTGAGTTGATGGTCATTGGTGGGGCTGAGATCTACCGCCAGGCTCTGCCGCTTGCCCAGCGCCTGTATGTGACGGAGGTGGATGCTGAAGTCGACGGGGACGCGTTCTTCCCGAATATTGATAACACCTGGAAAGAGGCCTCCCGGGACTGTTACCCGGCCTCGGAACGGGATGAATACAACTACTGCTTAGTCCAGTACGACAGGTTTATTTAA
- a CDS encoding DUF3450 domain-containing protein → MKTKRFMAVALTTALSAGALYGSVATADTIDTVLKVGQQKTAAATASQKRIDKIAQETSDLLQQFKVVNKEIDGLRVYNRQLEKQLANQLTVINDLDESIDQVTVIERQIQPLILRMLDGLEQFIELDAPFKLADRKANLEAVKNNMDRSDITVAEKFRQVLELYNFESEYARKIDSYGDTLNVNGQDREVNVLQIGRIALVAQTTDSKISLAYDKEQKAWVEIDSGDYRRAIMEGLKIAKKQATQAIMTMPIPAPEAAQ, encoded by the coding sequence ATGAAAACCAAGCGATTCATGGCTGTGGCGCTGACCACTGCGCTGTCTGCCGGCGCACTGTACGGTAGCGTAGCCACTGCGGATACAATCGACACCGTTCTAAAGGTTGGCCAGCAGAAAACTGCCGCCGCAACTGCATCTCAAAAGCGCATCGACAAGATCGCTCAGGAAACCTCTGACCTGCTTCAGCAGTTCAAAGTAGTAAACAAAGAGATCGACGGTCTGCGTGTATACAACCGTCAGCTCGAAAAGCAGCTGGCTAACCAGTTGACCGTGATCAATGACCTCGACGAGTCCATCGATCAAGTAACTGTTATTGAGCGTCAGATTCAGCCGCTAATCCTGCGCATGCTGGACGGCCTGGAGCAGTTCATCGAACTGGACGCACCCTTCAAGCTGGCTGATCGTAAAGCCAACCTGGAAGCGGTTAAGAACAATATGGACCGTTCCGATATCACTGTAGCGGAGAAATTCCGTCAGGTGCTGGAACTTTACAACTTCGAATCCGAATACGCGCGTAAGATCGACAGCTACGGCGACACCCTGAACGTGAACGGTCAGGACCGCGAAGTAAACGTACTGCAGATCGGTCGTATTGCTCTGGTCGCTCAGACTACCGACTCCAAAATCTCCCTGGCCTATGACAAAGAGCAGAAAGCTTGGGTTGAGATCGATTCCGGTGACTACCGCCGCGCGATCATGGAAGGTCTGAAGATCGCCAAGAAGCAGGCCACTCAAGCAATCATGACTATGCCGATCCCGGCTCCGGAGGCTGCACAATGA
- a CDS encoding MotA/TolQ/ExbB proton channel family protein — protein MKISIAKRVLAVAAAGLFSVSAVAQDKASNLDQLLKMVQGSKVAESAEHKKREADFRRQKANQGSLLRQAENTRTSEEARSAALEKKYEEQELLVQQKRQQLDERLGSLKELFGHLTSTAGDLRANMDTSLVSAQYPGRAEFLDQLIDKMNSATKLPTIQEIERLWYEMQRETVEAGKVVKFNTTVILPDGEQVDQEVVRVGNFNIVSNGKYLEMNDNQKLAELIRQPSGKFQSMAADLQGASSGFSPFGVDPTGPTGGSLLKALIASPSLAERWHQGGIVGYIITGVGVVAVLLAIWRLIVLSGVNAKVNAQLRSSTPNTNNPLGRVLSVAEENKGVDGETLELKMEEAVLKERPAIESGLNLLKIIAMVAPLLGLLGTVTGMIITFQAITIFGAGDPKAMAGGISSALITTVLGLCVAIPTVLLHTIVNGRAKRILHILDERSAGIVAENAERK, from the coding sequence ATGAAAATCTCTATCGCCAAGCGCGTACTAGCGGTTGCAGCCGCTGGCCTGTTCAGCGTTTCTGCTGTTGCACAGGACAAAGCTTCTAACCTGGACCAGCTGCTGAAGATGGTACAGGGCTCCAAGGTTGCTGAATCTGCTGAGCACAAAAAGCGCGAAGCCGACTTCCGTCGCCAGAAAGCCAACCAGGGCTCTCTGCTGCGTCAGGCTGAGAACACCCGTACTTCTGAAGAAGCCCGCTCTGCGGCGCTGGAAAAGAAGTATGAAGAGCAGGAACTGCTGGTTCAGCAGAAGCGCCAGCAGCTGGACGAGCGTCTGGGCTCCCTGAAAGAGCTGTTCGGCCACCTGACCTCTACCGCGGGCGACCTGCGTGCGAATATGGATACCTCTCTGGTTTCTGCGCAGTACCCGGGCCGTGCCGAGTTCCTCGATCAGCTGATCGACAAAATGAACTCTGCGACCAAACTGCCGACCATCCAGGAAATCGAGCGTCTGTGGTACGAAATGCAGCGCGAGACCGTGGAAGCCGGTAAGGTTGTTAAGTTCAACACCACCGTGATCCTGCCAGACGGCGAACAGGTTGATCAGGAAGTTGTCCGTGTAGGTAACTTCAACATCGTTTCCAACGGCAAGTACCTGGAAATGAACGACAACCAGAAGCTGGCCGAGCTGATTCGTCAGCCAAGCGGCAAATTCCAGAGCATGGCAGCTGACCTGCAAGGCGCGAGCAGCGGTTTCTCTCCGTTCGGTGTTGACCCCACTGGTCCTACCGGCGGTTCCCTGCTGAAAGCGCTGATCGCAAGCCCGAGCCTCGCTGAGCGCTGGCACCAGGGTGGCATCGTTGGCTACATCATCACCGGTGTTGGTGTCGTTGCGGTGCTGCTGGCTATCTGGCGTCTGATCGTGCTGTCTGGCGTAAACGCTAAGGTTAACGCCCAGCTGCGCTCCTCTACCCCGAACACCAACAACCCGCTGGGTCGTGTTCTGTCCGTGGCGGAAGAGAACAAAGGCGTTGACGGTGAAACTCTGGAACTGAAGATGGAAGAAGCGGTGCTGAAAGAGCGTCCGGCCATCGAATCCGGCCTGAACCTGCTGAAGATCATCGCCATGGTAGCCCCGCTGCTGGGTCTGCTGGGTACCGTTACCGGTATGATCATCACCTTCCAGGCGATCACCATCTTCGGCGCAGGCGATCCTAAAGCGATGGCTGGCGGTATTTCCTCTGCACTGATTACCACCGTTCTGGGTCTGTGTGTTGCGATCCCGACTGTACTGCTGCACACCATCGTGAACGGCCGCGCCAAGCGTATCCTGCACATCCTGGACGAGCGTAGTGCCGGTATCGTGGCAGAAAACGCTGAGCGTAAGTAA
- a CDS encoding MotA/TolQ/ExbB proton channel family protein: protein MHALNDAWAAVVAFMASGGPVLLLIAGLTFFMWTLIFERFFYFKGGLKHDVQGAVDTWEARPERKSWNAHQIRYALVSRVSEKIQSNMDMIQTCVALAPLFGLLGTVWGMINVFEVLAITGGGDAKQMASGVSMATIPTMAGMVTALSGVFANTYITRTAERETQLLEDHLTMDH from the coding sequence ATGCACGCATTGAATGACGCATGGGCCGCCGTTGTCGCCTTTATGGCGTCGGGCGGGCCAGTACTACTCCTGATCGCCGGCCTGACCTTCTTTATGTGGACGCTGATTTTCGAGCGGTTCTTCTACTTCAAGGGTGGCCTGAAGCACGATGTTCAGGGCGCCGTGGACACCTGGGAGGCACGCCCCGAGCGTAAATCCTGGAATGCCCACCAGATCCGCTACGCACTGGTTTCCCGGGTATCCGAGAAGATTCAGAGCAATATGGACATGATTCAAACTTGTGTTGCCCTTGCGCCGTTGTTCGGCCTGCTGGGCACCGTTTGGGGCATGATCAACGTGTTCGAAGTTCTCGCGATTACCGGCGGTGGTGATGCAAAGCAAATGGCCAGTGGTGTATCCATGGCGACCATCCCGACGATGGCCGGCATGGTAACCGCACTGTCTGGGGTATTTGCTAACACTTACATCACCCGTACCGCGGAACGTGAAACCCAGCTGCTGGAAGACCATCTGACGATGGATCACTAA
- a CDS encoding ExbD/TolR family protein yields the protein MSRKKNTAEEEGQAIDLTPMLDVVFIMLIFFIVTATFIKEPGVDVIKPEATTADLRAASILVAINDNNEIWIAKEKVDDRLVKNTLERLYAENPKGWLVIQPDKKASIEKVALIADAARKIGIDKVSVATEKS from the coding sequence ATGAGCAGAAAAAAGAATACGGCTGAAGAAGAAGGACAAGCGATTGACCTCACGCCCATGCTGGACGTGGTGTTCATTATGCTGATCTTCTTCATCGTCACCGCGACCTTTATTAAGGAGCCGGGTGTCGATGTAATTAAGCCGGAAGCGACAACCGCTGATCTCAGAGCCGCCTCGATTCTGGTAGCGATTAACGACAACAATGAAATCTGGATCGCCAAAGAGAAGGTAGATGACCGCCTGGTGAAAAACACTCTGGAACGTCTCTACGCGGAAAACCCCAAGGGGTGGTTGGTGATTCAGCCCGATAAAAAGGCGAGCATCGAGAAGGTTGCCCTGATCGCGGATGCGGCCAGAAAAATCGGAATCGATAAAGTGTCGGTCGCTACAGAGAAGAGTTAA
- a CDS encoding energy transducer TonB, with the protein MNPVRLLGAGALAVVTTIALIFTMHALIEANMKAPDEEEPIKVADVVMPDTQIETQYDTSKPDKPDEPEQPPPDMPEPEFDQPDVDNALNMSAPAANANLQVGGIGGFASEGDYLPIVKVQPQYPRRALQRGIEGWVVVEYTVTKNGSVRDPRVVEAFTLDGKPTTIFNRAAVKSALKYKYKPRVVDGEPIEVPGVKTKISFNLAKN; encoded by the coding sequence ATGAACCCGGTAAGACTATTAGGGGCGGGTGCGTTGGCAGTAGTCACCACCATTGCCCTGATCTTCACCATGCATGCGCTGATCGAAGCAAACATGAAGGCTCCCGATGAGGAAGAGCCGATCAAGGTTGCAGACGTCGTCATGCCGGATACCCAGATCGAAACCCAATACGACACCAGCAAGCCGGATAAGCCCGACGAGCCGGAGCAGCCGCCGCCCGATATGCCGGAGCCGGAGTTTGACCAGCCGGATGTAGACAATGCCCTGAACATGTCTGCACCTGCGGCCAACGCCAACCTGCAAGTGGGTGGTATTGGTGGCTTCGCTTCCGAAGGTGACTACCTGCCGATCGTAAAGGTACAGCCGCAGTATCCCCGTCGCGCGCTTCAGCGTGGCATCGAGGGCTGGGTGGTTGTCGAGTACACGGTAACCAAGAACGGTTCTGTACGTGACCCACGCGTTGTGGAAGCTTTCACCCTGGACGGTAAACCCACCACGATTTTCAATCGTGCTGCGGTTAAGTCTGCGCTGAAGTACAAGTACAAGCCGCGGGTTGTTGATGGCGAGCCGATTGAAGTACCTGGTGTTAAAACCAAAATCAGCTTCAACCTGGCCAAGAACTAA
- a CDS encoding tetratricopeptide repeat protein, whose product MNMTTVTKSLSRLVLRTSVALPLVLAPAVSVTVLEAVGVSASFAQAEAQSEKKTRKTPAMRESAFKYLGKAQEAADAQNWPAALAALREMEAGKSKLNGYETAQMYYFYGFVYYSMEKYPQAISYYKKVLEQGEENLPVALEVGTLLTIAQLYFVTEDYKQAITYLNRWFKVADNVNADSYALRSQAYYQLGDNAKALSDINQAVSMYKKEGKVPKENWYGLQRFLYYDKNNYKQVADVLEELVKHYPKGEYYKQLAGMYGELKREDDMLHMMEAAYIAGALQKEKELLNMAYLFMGAEMPYKGAKVIDKGMSEKKIERTSKNLETLAQAYQMAQELQKSIPELEAAASLSDKGEIYSRLAGIYLDLDKNQQALDMGSKALKKGGIKREDQLFIVLGMANANLKKYDASLSNFKKALKDKRSEKFAKQWISFVETEKKREEQLAM is encoded by the coding sequence ATGAATATGACGACCGTGACAAAGAGCCTTTCCCGGCTTGTCCTGCGCACATCCGTAGCGCTGCCCCTGGTCCTGGCGCCTGCGGTTAGCGTAACTGTGCTGGAGGCTGTGGGTGTCTCTGCTTCTTTTGCCCAGGCGGAAGCGCAGAGCGAGAAGAAAACCCGCAAAACTCCGGCGATGCGTGAGAGTGCGTTTAAGTACCTCGGCAAGGCCCAGGAAGCCGCGGACGCGCAGAACTGGCCGGCAGCCCTGGCCGCCCTGCGTGAGATGGAAGCGGGTAAGTCCAAGCTGAACGGTTATGAAACCGCACAGATGTACTACTTCTACGGCTTTGTTTACTACAGCATGGAGAAGTACCCGCAGGCGATTTCCTACTACAAGAAAGTGCTGGAGCAGGGTGAAGAAAACCTGCCGGTGGCGCTGGAAGTAGGTACCTTGCTGACCATTGCCCAGCTGTACTTCGTAACCGAGGACTACAAGCAGGCGATCACCTACCTGAACCGCTGGTTCAAGGTAGCGGATAACGTCAACGCGGACTCCTACGCGCTGCGTTCCCAGGCTTACTACCAGCTGGGTGACAACGCCAAGGCGCTGTCTGATATCAATCAGGCTGTGTCTATGTACAAAAAAGAAGGCAAGGTGCCCAAGGAAAACTGGTACGGCCTGCAGCGTTTCTTGTATTACGACAAGAACAACTACAAGCAGGTGGCCGACGTTCTGGAAGAGCTGGTTAAGCACTACCCGAAAGGTGAGTACTACAAGCAGCTGGCGGGCATGTATGGTGAGCTGAAGCGTGAAGACGATATGCTTCACATGATGGAAGCTGCTTACATTGCCGGTGCCTTGCAGAAAGAGAAAGAGCTGTTGAACATGGCTTATCTCTTTATGGGTGCCGAAATGCCGTACAAAGGCGCCAAGGTAATCGACAAAGGTATGAGCGAGAAGAAGATCGAGCGTACCTCCAAGAACCTTGAAACCCTGGCGCAGGCCTACCAGATGGCTCAGGAACTGCAGAAGTCCATTCCAGAATTGGAAGCGGCTGCCAGCTTGTCTGACAAGGGTGAAATCTACTCGCGTCTCGCGGGTATTTACCTGGACCTGGACAAGAACCAGCAAGCACTGGACATGGGTAGTAAGGCGCTGAAGAAGGGCGGTATCAAACGCGAGGATCAGCTCTTCATCGTACTGGGTATGGCGAATGCCAATCTGAAAAAGTACGATGCTTCTCTCAGTAACTTCAAGAAAGCACTGAAGGACAAGCGTTCTGAAAAGTTCGCCAAACAGTGGATCTCTTTTGTAGAAACTGAGAAGAAACGGGAAGAACAGTTGGCGATGTAA